The Candidatus Binataceae bacterium genome contains the following window.
CCGAGCAGGAAGACAAAAGCGAGCCATCCTTCGATCGGACCGACATTGACGCTCGTCCAAACGAGCACGATCACACTAAGCGCGACCGCCGAGGCCACCGCGACCGCACGTGACCGGACTTCATTGACGCCGCCGCCGGTCAGGTCCGTCAATCCGGCGCCAAGCCAGTAGAAGAGAAGCGGCTTCTGCGTCAGGAAGCCGTAGTAGTCACGCGGCGCGAGCAGATGCCCGCGCGCGACGCTCTGCATCCATTCGGCGGATTGCGGCTCGGCGTCTTTCTGGAACGGCGCCGAGATTCCTTGCGCGAGCACCAGCGTCGCGAAGATCGCGGCGCTCACAATCGCGAGCGCACGCGGCCGCGCGCTCCGCGATGAAGCCGCGCTCACTGCCGCCGCCGGCTATGAATCGGATCGAGCCAGAGATGTTGCAAACCGTGCTCGGGATCGAACGTGCCGACCTGCATCGACGCCGCGTTATGCGCATAGCCTATTCGCCCGCGCGCATCGACGAGGATCAGGCCGGCCTCGGCGCCCGTTGAATCGATGAGCTCCTGGATCGCATCGCGCGCGACCCGCTGCGGCGTCGACTCGGCCATCGCCATCACAGCTTCGCGGCACAGCGCCGTCACGATGATGGCCTCGCCCTGCCCGGTCGCCGACGCGCCGCCGAAGGCGTGCGCGAAGACGCCGGCGCCGACGATCGCCGAGTCGCCCACACGTCCGAATAATTTGCCGGGCACGCCGCCCGTTGAAGTTGCCGCCGCGATCGCGCCGCGCACGTCGAGTGCCACCGCGCCGACCGTGCCATGTCCGTCGGCGGTTTCCTCCTCGATTTGGAGCCGCTGCGCCTCGCGGATTCGCCAACGTTCGCGGGCGCGTTCGGTGATCATCTCGGCCGGCTTGGCCAGCGCGATCCCGGCGCGGCGCGCGAATCGTTCCGCCCCCGCACCGACCATCAGGATATGAGGAGTGCGCTCCATCACCGCGCGCGCGAGCATCACGGGATTGCGCACGCGCGATACCGCCGCGACCGCCCCGGCCGAGACCCGATACTCGGGACCGTGCACATGACTGCGCAGCGCCGCGATCGGCTCGCTGACCGGCTCGGCCAGCATCACCGACGCATCCATCTCGACCTGCCCCTCGGAGTTGAGTAGCGAGCCATAGCCCGCGTTGAACATCGGATGATCTTCGAGCGCGGTCACCGTCACCTCGACCGCGTCGAGCGCGCTGCCGCCAGCGCGCAAGATTTCCGCGCCGCGCTTGAGCGCCGCGAGCATCGCGCGCCGCCGCTCGGGGCGTTCGGAAGCCAAACCGATTGCTCCCGCGCCGCCGTGCGCCGCGAGCGCGATTTTTAACCGTTGATGTGCCATCAGGATTGTGGACGCCGTCCCCAGATAAACAGGCGGCGGAAGGCGAAGGTTATAGCACCACTTGTACCGTAGGCCCGCTCGAGGCGCGCGCTGTATGCCGCGACGAAAGCTTCGTGGCGCGCCTCTGGCAGAGCGTCGAGAAAAGGCCGCAGCCCTGTCGAACGATACCACTGGGCCACGTCGGCGGCGCGTTCCATGGGATGACGGAATGTCAAATAGTAGCAATCTACGTCGACAAAGCCGATCTCTTTAAGCATCCGCGCGTAATGCTCGGGCGGCGGCACATCGCGAAACGACTGGTCAATACCGCCCAGCGCCGCGCACCACGCTGGCTCACGCGCGAGCGCGCCGAGCTCGACCTTGCCTGACTCATGCTCGTTGGCGGGCATCTGCACTGCCAGCCGGCCGCCGGGCGCCAGCGCGCCAAACCACGCCGCGAGCACCTCCCGATGATGCCGTAACCACTGGAGTGCTGCGTTGGAAAATATAACTGTCTGTACGCTGTCTGATGCTAGCTGCGCGATGTCACCGACCGCAAAGGTCAGGCGCCGTTGCACATCAGGCGCTTGCGCGGCGCGCAGTTTGGTAGCGGATTCGATCATCGCGGGCGATAGATCGATACCGTGCACCACGCCATGCACACTACGCCGCGCAAGCTCGAGCGTGTTGTCGCCGGGACCACAGCCCAGATCGAGGATTCGCTCATCCTCGCCCAGTGGCAGGCGGCCGAGCATATGCTCTACCGGTTCGGCGCGATAACGCCTGAAACGGTTATAGAGTTCGGGATTCCAATCAGTCATGAGAGGAAGTGCTTGAGACGGCAGCATAGAGGGCAAAGCGGCACGTAACAAGCGGCTTTCAAAACATCGCGATCGGCGCTGCGCTTCGCAGCCGGAACAATCCAGCCACAAAAGCACCGAGTCACAAAGGTGAATCAAAACATTCCTTAGTGGCTTTGTGCCTATGGGGTTTGCTGACGCGCGCGGCGCGGCGTGCATTTCGGACACCATGCTTGCGCAATCATGCCACGATCGGCGATAGCAGTATGCGTGAACCAGACAGGGAGAGCGCGCAGCGGGCGCCGGCGCAGGTTCCTCGGCGTCGGGGTCGCGATGCTTGGGCTGCCTGTCATCTTGTGGGTCGGCGCAGCGACCTTCATCGCCAATCAGATCAAGTATCCGATCTTTTTGTCGAGCGCACGGGGCGACGATGTAGTGGGCGAGCACGTTCCCGAGCGCACCAGCCATCCTTACGACCTGGCGCGCTCCTCGATCGGCGTGATGCCCGACGAGTTCAAAGCGGGTCAGGTAGAGTTCGCGGGATTGCCGGTTGACGTAAGCGGGCTCTATTTCCACGGACGCAGGAGCGACACGATCATTCTGCTCGCAGCCGCCGGGGGCGGCACCGAGTCGCTGATTCCATACGCGCAATTTCTATACGCCGCGGGTTACTCGGTCCTCGCGCTCGACAGTCTGAGCAACGCGCATCTGGGTACCGACTTCGGATGGACCGACAGCGCGGCCGTGCTGAAAGCGGCGGCGAAGCTGCGCCATGACGGCGTGGGGCGAATCGCCGTGATGGGAATCTCGGAGGGCGGCGCGGCCGCGATCTTCGCGGCTGCCGAAAAACCGATGTTCAGCGCCGTGATCGCTGACAGCTCCTACGCTAACCTCGACGAGATGCTGCGGCAGAACCCCTCGATCGCGGGGCTGAATCCGGCGTTCGCGGCCACGGTGCTGGGGATCGCAGAGCATCGATGGTTCCCGCGGCCCTTCACCGAGATCGCGCCCGCTGATGCCGCGCTCAAGCTGCGATGTCCACTGCTGGTCATTCAGAACGAGGCCGACCCGTTGACTCCGGTCGCAAACGGCCGAGCAATCGAGGACGCCGCCCGCAAATCGGGAAATCGGGCCCAGCTCTGGGTCGCTCCCGCCCAAGGGCACGGCAACGCAATCTTCGAGATTTCCGACCAGTATAAAAAGCAGGTCCTGGATTTTCTCGCCGCGAACATGAGCTGAAGCTCTCTGAATCCCTCGCCGTTAATGGGCAAAGAAGATTTCGCCGAGAGGCTCTTTTCCTGCGGTGGTGTCTGTGGATCAATAATGGCGGCGCAGTTGATGCTGCGCCTGGCTAAAGGGGTGGCCGACAATTCTTCACTGCGCGATTCCGCCTTGAGCGCTTCCAGCGAGCGCGATGGCGATTCTCGTTCGCTCGAATTCGAACTGCGCAACATCGCATCGATCGCGGTCCGCGCCTGCAATGCTGGCGTGACGGCGCTCTCGTGTGCCCTCTTTGGAACGACGGCCGATGTCCGCGCAGGAGATGGATCCGCGAAGTGGGACGCCGTCCTCGAGGCCGCATGCTCCGCGCTCGCAAACCGAATGCTCGATTCGGAGACGAACGGCCATGGCGGAACCACACTTTCGGCCCCGCAGCTCGAATCGCTCATCGCCCGTGCGCGCAAAGTTGACCCGCGGGCGCGCATCCATGCTGCCGCACTGTCTCGGCACGGAGCGGTGGTGAAAGCGATCGCCATCACGACAAGTGAGATTGGCCAACCCCAACTTGAAGCATCGCTTGAGCTTGCCGCCGAGGCAGCGGCTGCGTGCTGCCGGCGCCAAAGCGGGACGGTCACGGCCGCGTCGTGGCGCCAGCTGGCCGCCGATGCAGCCGAGCGCGCCGCCGCTTCACTTAAAGCACTTGATGAAGTTTCCCGGCGGATACGAGACGCCGACGATGCGGCACGATTAGTGTCCCTGGCCGCTCGGGACGCGCGCTATGAAAGGCTCGGGGCATTTATCGCCGACGCGGCCGGGGCGCACGATTGGGGCGTCGGTCGGACTCGTGGTGCCGAGCTCGAAATCCTCGCCGCCTCTCGGAAGTTCGAGCTCGATTCCGTTGCGATCGCCGATGCGTTGTCGAACTCGCAAATCGTCGTTCGCGATAGGTTCACGTATGTGCCCCTTGGCGAGTTTATCGTCGCGCTCGTATCGAGAACATCACTCACTGATGATGCTCGCGCTCGGCTTGAAGCAATTGCCGCGCGCCTGCGCGATACCGTTCGCATCTGGCAGCTCGAAGCTGACGATGCGGCACGGCAGGCGCTCCTGCAGCGGATGGCACTCCGGATGTTCGCGGCGGTCGACGAGGAGCGCGCGCGGATCGCGCGCGATCTCCATGACGACCAGGCCCAGCTCCTCACCGCGGCGAAGATCGCGCTCGAAGGCGGCCGCGACGAGGCGCGCGCGATCCTGTCACAGGTCGAAGGCGAGCTGCGGCGCCGCACGCGCGAGCTGCGCCCCGCCCTGCTCGGCGCGGCTACGCTCGACGAGCTTATCAACCGGGAACTGGAACGGCTTGGCACCGTCGGAATCGCCGCGCGGTTCAACCATGGGTCGGGCGCGAGCCGGATTTCGCGGCCAATCCAACAACTTTGTTACCAGGTGACGCGCGAGGCTGTATCCAACGTTATTCGCCACGCACATGCCCGTTCCGTTGAGGTTAAAATAGGGCGCCAGGCGGGGGGTGCATTGGTGACAATTTCCGACGACGGTCGCGGTATCGAAGCCGGGCGCGATGCGGAAGGCGTTGGGCTAAAGGGCGTGCGCGAGCGCGTCGAGCTCCTGGGCGGCAAGCTCTCGGTTCAATCGGGCGCGCACGGCACTGTCGTGAGCGCCGAAATCCCGGAGCCGATGGAATAGCGCCGCTGCCATGAACAGCAACAATCACGAACGGATCCGCGTTCTGCTGGCCGACGACCACCGCATTCTGCGCGAGGCGCTACGCGGGGTGCTGGCGCCCGAATGCGAGGTGATCGGCGAGGCGGCCAGCGGCGAGGCTGCCGTTGCGATGGCGGCGCAATTGCGCCCGCATGTCGTCGTGCTTGATATCGGGATGCCTGGGATGGGCGGGCTCGCCGCCGCGCATCGTATCAACCGCGAAGCTCCCGGCAGCAAGGTCCTCGTGCTGAGCCAATACGATGACGAGGAGTACGTCATCGAGGCGCTGGGCGAGGCGGGCGCCGCAGGCTACCTGGTCAAGACCGATGCGGCGTCGGAGCTCTTGGCCGCGGTGCGGGCAGTGCATGCGGGCCGGCGGTATTTAAGCCCGTCGATCGCGCCGATCGTGCTCGGGCGTCTGCGTAATCCCGTGCGCGGCGACGGCCCCGGCGGCGTGCGCCTGACGCGGCGCGAGCGCGAGGTGCTGCGACTTATCGGCGAAGGCTCGACCACCAAGGAAGTTGCGCAACGCCTAGGGATCAGCCCCAAGACCGCGCAGGTGCATCGCGAGAATTTGAAGCAGAAGCTCGATCTGCGCTCGACCGCCGCGATGGTGCGCTACGCGATCAAGCACAAGCTGATCAGGCTGGACTGAGGCAGATCGTCTGAACAAGAGTCCTAAACGAGCGTTCCAATTTTCCCGCTCATTGTGCTAATTGTCACTTTTGGTAAGCCATTCGGCAGGGCGCGCGGCCCCCGGGAGAAAAACATATGGAGCGCAGAGGCGTTCATCATCTAGGGCTTGCAACACTCGACATGGATCGCACGATCGAGTTCTACACCAAGAAGATGGGCTTCGATGTCGCGTGGTGCGACATTATCGAGATGCCCGACGGCGGCAAGATCAAGCACGCGTTTTTCGACACCGGCGACGGATGCCTGGTCGCATTCATGTGCCCCGAGAAGATGAAGGGCGTGCCGACGGAGTGGGCGACCGACATCAACAGCGCGCAGGGTCTGCCCGGGATGTTCTACCATTTCGCCTTTTACGTCCCGACGGTCGAGGCGCTGGAGAAAAAGCGCGAAGAGCTGATCTCACGCGGCATCGATGTCACCGCGGTGCTTGACCATGAGTGGTGCCGATCGATCTACTTCCGCGATCCCAACGGCCTGTTGCTCGAATATTGCGTGACCGTGCGCGAGTTCACCGCCGAGGACCAGATCATGAAGCATCACGATCAGCCAGGCTTCATGACCAAGGATCCGGCGGCGCTAAAGCATGCGAATCGCGTCATGGCGGGACCGCCGCCCAATGTCGCGCCGACCCGTCCTCCGGTCTAATCGATCTGTCAGGATTTTAGAGCGGCCGGGCCCAAACCCGGCCGCTTTTCTTTTACGCTCGTCTGTCGCATTGTGCGGCTTGCTACACAATCTTCCGCATTCGGAGAACTTTTTTATGGCTGAGATGGGAGTATTCGAAGTCATCCACACGGCGCGCGCGCTCAGGCGTTTCAAGCCCGATCCCGTGCCCGACGAAGTGCTTACCAAGGTGCTCGACGCCGCAATCCGCGCGCCCTCGGGCAGCAACGAGCAGACTTGGCAGTTCATCGTGATCAAGGACGCCGCGCAGCGCAAAAAGCTCGGCGACATCTATCGCAAAGGCGGCCAGATTTTGCTGGCGCTGTATGCGAACCGCGTGCGCCCCGAGCATATGCCCCAGGCCCAATATGACAAGCTGATGGCCTCGGCCTACTACCTGA
Protein-coding sequences here:
- a CDS encoding prolyl oligopeptidase family serine peptidase, with the translated sequence MPRSAIAVCVNQTGRARSGRRRRFLGVGVAMLGLPVILWVGAATFIANQIKYPIFLSSARGDDVVGEHVPERTSHPYDLARSSIGVMPDEFKAGQVEFAGLPVDVSGLYFHGRRSDTIILLAAAGGGTESLIPYAQFLYAAGYSVLALDSLSNAHLGTDFGWTDSAAVLKAAAKLRHDGVGRIAVMGISEGGAAAIFAAAEKPMFSAVIADSSYANLDEMLRQNPSIAGLNPAFAATVLGIAEHRWFPRPFTEIAPADAALKLRCPLLVIQNEADPLTPVANGRAIEDAARKSGNRAQLWVAPAQGHGNAIFEISDQYKKQVLDFLAANMS
- a CDS encoding VOC family protein; amino-acid sequence: MERRGVHHLGLATLDMDRTIEFYTKKMGFDVAWCDIIEMPDGGKIKHAFFDTGDGCLVAFMCPEKMKGVPTEWATDINSAQGLPGMFYHFAFYVPTVEALEKKREELISRGIDVTAVLDHEWCRSIYFRDPNGLLLEYCVTVREFTAEDQIMKHHDQPGFMTKDPAALKHANRVMAGPPPNVAPTRPPV
- a CDS encoding methyltransferase domain-containing protein translates to MVSEMHAAPRASANPIGTKPLRNVLIHLCDSVLLWLDCSGCEAQRRSRCFESRLLRAALPSMLPSQALPLMTDWNPELYNRFRRYRAEPVEHMLGRLPLGEDERILDLGCGPGDNTLELARRSVHGVVHGIDLSPAMIESATKLRAAQAPDVQRRLTFAVGDIAQLASDSVQTVIFSNAALQWLRHHREVLAAWFGALAPGGRLAVQMPANEHESGKVELGALAREPAWCAALGGIDQSFRDVPPPEHYARMLKEIGFVDVDCYYLTFRHPMERAADVAQWYRSTGLRPFLDALPEARHEAFVAAYSARLERAYGTSGAITFAFRRLFIWGRRPQS
- a CDS encoding ATP-binding protein translates to MAAQLMLRLAKGVADNSSLRDSALSASSERDGDSRSLEFELRNIASIAVRACNAGVTALSCALFGTTADVRAGDGSAKWDAVLEAACSALANRMLDSETNGHGGTTLSAPQLESLIARARKVDPRARIHAAALSRHGAVVKAIAITTSEIGQPQLEASLELAAEAAAACCRRQSGTVTAASWRQLAADAAERAAASLKALDEVSRRIRDADDAARLVSLAARDARYERLGAFIADAAGAHDWGVGRTRGAELEILAASRKFELDSVAIADALSNSQIVVRDRFTYVPLGEFIVALVSRTSLTDDARARLEAIAARLRDTVRIWQLEADDAARQALLQRMALRMFAAVDEERARIARDLHDDQAQLLTAAKIALEGGRDEARAILSQVEGELRRRTRELRPALLGAATLDELINRELERLGTVGIAARFNHGSGASRISRPIQQLCYQVTREAVSNVIRHAHARSVEVKIGRQAGGALVTISDDGRGIEAGRDAEGVGLKGVRERVELLGGKLSVQSGAHGTVVSAEIPEPME
- a CDS encoding response regulator transcription factor, which gives rise to MNSNNHERIRVLLADDHRILREALRGVLAPECEVIGEAASGEAAVAMAAQLRPHVVVLDIGMPGMGGLAAAHRINREAPGSKVLVLSQYDDEEYVIEALGEAGAAGYLVKTDAASELLAAVRAVHAGRRYLSPSIAPIVLGRLRNPVRGDGPGGVRLTRREREVLRLIGEGSTTKEVAQRLGISPKTAQVHRENLKQKLDLRSTAAMVRYAIKHKLIRLD
- a CDS encoding isoaspartyl peptidase/L-asparaginase → MAHQRLKIALAAHGGAGAIGLASERPERRRAMLAALKRGAEILRAGGSALDAVEVTVTALEDHPMFNAGYGSLLNSEGQVEMDASVMLAEPVSEPIAALRSHVHGPEYRVSAGAVAAVSRVRNPVMLARAVMERTPHILMVGAGAERFARRAGIALAKPAEMITERARERWRIREAQRLQIEEETADGHGTVGAVALDVRGAIAAATSTGGVPGKLFGRVGDSAIVGAGVFAHAFGGASATGQGEAIIVTALCREAVMAMAESTPQRVARDAIQELIDSTGAEAGLILVDARGRIGYAHNAASMQVGTFDPEHGLQHLWLDPIHSRRRQ